The proteins below are encoded in one region of Paenarthrobacter ilicis:
- a CDS encoding low molecular weight protein-tyrosine-phosphatase, whose amino-acid sequence MYSTSSPYRIITVCTGNICRSPMAALMLTEAFAAEGLSDVVVVDSAGTTGYEVGRPIDPRAARVLTAKHIPSEDHVARQWRREWFAGRDLILALDVDHFGWLQENAPDSRALEKVRMLRSFDPGTAGRSSLDLGIEDPWYGGHADFDATWTLIHAAIPGIVESVKTAIRDADETETPQPQQVTSMT is encoded by the coding sequence ATGTACTCAACGTCGAGCCCATACCGCATTATTACGGTCTGCACAGGAAACATCTGCCGCTCCCCCATGGCAGCCCTCATGCTCACCGAAGCCTTCGCAGCGGAAGGGCTCAGCGACGTCGTGGTGGTGGATTCGGCGGGTACCACCGGGTATGAGGTGGGACGGCCCATAGATCCCCGGGCCGCGCGCGTTCTGACCGCCAAACACATACCCTCCGAGGACCATGTCGCCCGTCAGTGGCGCAGGGAATGGTTCGCCGGGAGGGACCTGATCCTGGCGTTGGATGTTGACCACTTTGGCTGGTTGCAAGAGAACGCTCCCGACTCCAGGGCCCTGGAAAAGGTCAGGATGCTGCGCAGCTTCGATCCCGGCACGGCAGGCCGCAGCTCACTGGACCTGGGTATTGAAGATCCATGGTACGGCGGCCACGCAGACTTTGATGCCACCTGGACCTTGATCCATGCCGCCATTCCGGGAATCGTGGAGTCCGTGAAAACGGCGATCCGCGACGCTGACGAAACCGAAACCCCCCAGCCCCAGCAGGTAACCTCTATGACATGA
- a CDS encoding carboxymuconolactone decarboxylase family protein: MPEQETKPRLAGYLDKQQPDLYATLSHYSHQLVEQADSVGIPRRTLELINYLCSQINGCAFCLDLHHRRALKYGETEQRLSLVAVYREVQLFEPAEVVAMEIAEQITRMSSSRPSPELFETARQHYTDQQISVLCMAAIGINAFNRLSILSEHPVRAAKN; this comes from the coding sequence ATGCCCGAACAGGAAACAAAACCGCGCCTCGCCGGTTACTTGGACAAGCAGCAACCTGATCTCTACGCGACCCTCAGCCACTATTCACATCAGCTGGTGGAACAGGCTGACAGCGTGGGAATCCCGCGCCGGACCCTTGAACTCATCAACTACCTTTGCTCGCAGATCAACGGGTGCGCTTTCTGCTTGGATCTCCACCACCGGAGGGCACTGAAGTACGGGGAAACGGAACAACGACTGTCCTTGGTGGCCGTCTATCGCGAGGTCCAGTTGTTTGAACCTGCGGAGGTGGTGGCCATGGAGATCGCCGAGCAGATCACGCGCATGTCCTCATCCAGGCCCAGCCCGGAACTCTTCGAGACGGCGCGCCAGCACTACACTGACCAGCAAATCAGCGTGTTGTGCATGGCAGCAATTGGAATCAACGCCTTCAACAGGTTGTCCATCCTGAGCGAGCACCCGGTCAGGGCCGCCAAGAACTAG
- a CDS encoding amino acid permease produces MGLSSPTKAEASALEAEASNKGLRRSMEARHLVMIAMGGVIGSGLFVSSGYTIATAGPLGAVLAFLIGAVVVYLVMACLGELAVAFPVSGAFHIYAARTLGPATGFATAWLYWLCWAVALGSEFTAAGLLMQRWFPGVDVWIWCFVFATVLFTLNAISSRVFGESEFWFALIKVAAVVGLIILGGAALAGFHPLAPGSFPSFGENFMTPDGLFPHGFTGVFVTCLAVFYAFSGSELIGVAAGETANPGTNIPKAMRTTVIRLMIFFVGAIVVIAATIPYEQVSVDESPFVTVFSMLGIPYAADIMNFVIITALLSAGNCGLFSCARMLFSLADEGHAPQAFKKLTKRGIPLIALCVSMVGGLASLISSVVAPATVYLVLVSVAGFATVGVWMSIVASHFIYRRTFVRNGGDLSTLPYKAPLFPLVPILAFALCLVSLIGIAFDPNQVAALLFGVPFVGACYAFFYFKYGRRRSLTRADAEVH; encoded by the coding sequence ATGGGACTGAGCTCCCCCACAAAAGCCGAAGCATCGGCACTTGAGGCAGAAGCCTCAAACAAAGGACTTCGCCGGTCCATGGAGGCCCGGCACCTGGTCATGATCGCCATGGGTGGCGTGATCGGTTCAGGCCTTTTCGTCAGTTCCGGTTACACCATTGCCACCGCTGGCCCGCTCGGAGCAGTCCTTGCGTTCCTCATCGGCGCAGTTGTTGTTTATCTGGTCATGGCTTGCCTCGGAGAACTCGCTGTTGCGTTCCCCGTCTCAGGCGCATTCCACATCTATGCCGCCCGCACCCTTGGTCCAGCTACCGGATTCGCTACGGCGTGGCTGTACTGGCTGTGTTGGGCAGTAGCACTGGGTTCCGAATTCACAGCCGCCGGCCTGCTCATGCAACGCTGGTTCCCGGGTGTGGACGTCTGGATTTGGTGTTTTGTGTTTGCCACGGTCCTGTTCACACTGAATGCCATCTCATCGCGCGTATTTGGCGAATCGGAGTTCTGGTTCGCGCTCATCAAGGTCGCCGCCGTCGTCGGCCTGATCATTCTGGGCGGCGCGGCACTTGCCGGCTTCCACCCCCTGGCACCGGGCAGTTTCCCTTCGTTCGGGGAGAACTTCATGACGCCGGACGGCTTGTTTCCCCATGGGTTTACCGGCGTCTTTGTCACCTGCCTGGCAGTCTTCTATGCCTTCTCCGGCTCTGAGCTGATCGGTGTGGCCGCCGGCGAAACCGCCAACCCCGGGACCAACATCCCCAAGGCCATGCGGACCACGGTGATCCGCCTCATGATCTTCTTTGTGGGCGCCATTGTGGTCATCGCCGCCACCATCCCCTACGAGCAAGTCAGTGTGGACGAAAGCCCGTTTGTCACGGTGTTCTCCATGCTCGGCATCCCGTACGCAGCTGACATCATGAACTTCGTGATCATCACGGCCCTGCTTTCGGCCGGTAACTGCGGACTGTTCTCCTGCGCGCGCATGCTGTTCTCCCTGGCGGACGAGGGACACGCGCCGCAGGCCTTCAAGAAGCTGACCAAGCGCGGCATCCCGTTGATCGCGCTCTGCGTGAGCATGGTGGGTGGGCTGGCATCCCTGATCAGCAGTGTGGTGGCACCGGCAACCGTGTACCTGGTCCTGGTTTCGGTGGCCGGTTTCGCCACAGTTGGGGTGTGGATGTCGATCGTCGCTTCACACTTCATCTACCGGCGGACCTTCGTGAGGAACGGCGGCGATCTCTCCACCCTCCCCTACAAGGCACCGCTCTTCCCACTGGTTCCCATCCTGGCGTTTGCGCTGTGCCTGGTGTCCCTGATTGGCATCGCCTTTGATCCCAACCAGGTGGCGGCACTCCTGTTCGGCGTTCCGTTCGTGGGGGCGTGCTACGCATTCTTCTACTTCAAATACGGGCGACGCCGCTCGCTCACGCGGGCGGACGCTGAGGTTCACTGA
- a CDS encoding aminodeoxychorismate lyase encodes MTSPAPTVLVFLDPAFENGRVADSSQPQLMATDLGATRGDGVFESLLAVQGRPRKVQAHLNRLGSSAAALDLALPEQDVWRKAIDTALNEFREVHPAPSPEEDEVVVKLIVTRGVEGATTPTCWVQASPSPAGSRRQRETGIDVVLLDRGFDTEAGERAPWLLLGAKTLSYAVNMAALRYAHKQGADDAIFTSTDGRVLEGPTSTVLLAHLEKSDDGSEKTVRRLITPQHDSGILPGTSQGALFAAAKAAGWELGYGPLVPQDLFDADAVWLISSIRLIAPVNHINGQEIGTPSVRKQLTAELNQLFAGIE; translated from the coding sequence ATGACGTCACCTGCTCCAACGGTCTTGGTTTTCCTTGACCCTGCCTTTGAAAACGGCCGCGTTGCGGACTCCAGCCAACCCCAGCTCATGGCCACCGATCTTGGTGCCACACGGGGCGATGGTGTTTTCGAATCACTGCTGGCTGTCCAGGGACGGCCCCGCAAGGTCCAAGCCCACCTGAACCGGCTGGGCAGTTCCGCAGCAGCCCTGGATTTGGCACTTCCGGAGCAGGACGTGTGGCGGAAGGCAATCGACACCGCCCTTAACGAGTTCCGTGAGGTGCATCCGGCGCCGTCGCCCGAAGAGGACGAGGTAGTGGTCAAGCTGATCGTTACCCGCGGCGTTGAAGGGGCAACCACCCCCACGTGCTGGGTCCAGGCGTCGCCATCACCCGCGGGAAGCCGACGCCAGCGGGAGACGGGCATCGACGTCGTCCTCCTGGACCGTGGCTTTGACACCGAGGCCGGCGAGCGCGCTCCCTGGTTGCTCCTGGGTGCAAAGACGTTGTCCTATGCGGTGAACATGGCCGCGCTGCGCTACGCCCACAAACAGGGTGCCGATGACGCCATCTTCACCTCCACCGATGGCAGGGTCCTTGAGGGGCCAACGTCAACAGTGCTGCTGGCACATCTCGAAAAGTCGGACGACGGCTCGGAAAAGACCGTCCGCCGGCTCATCACTCCCCAGCACGACAGCGGCATTCTTCCCGGCACATCCCAGGGCGCGCTGTTCGCCGCGGCCAAAGCCGCCGGTTGGGAACTTGGTTATGGCCCGCTTGTTCCGCAGGACCTGTTCGACGCTGACGCAGTGTGGCTCATCTCGAGCATCCGCCTGATAGCACCCGTGAATCACATCAACGGCCAGGAAATAGGCACGCCGTCCGTCCGGAAGCAGCTGACGGCCGAGTTGAACCAGCTCTTCGCGGGCATCGAGTAA
- a CDS encoding TetR/AcrR family transcriptional regulator, producing the protein MAWDTERTKGLLLEAATAEFCTRGLAGARIDRIAAEAGVNKERIYQYFGNKNALFDTVIVTALSNLMDEVPIEGSGPEAMADYAGRLFDHHQVDATAPRLLFWEGLERGTDVVGLPKRMANCASKVNSTIAALPGISREDAGDLLITIVSLCDSAPVLPALDGLMAGDNPGRTERRRAAVVRTVHLMAAALAAEAAQTAPL; encoded by the coding sequence ATGGCATGGGATACGGAACGCACCAAAGGATTGCTCTTGGAAGCAGCCACCGCTGAGTTCTGCACCCGCGGCCTGGCAGGCGCCCGCATAGACCGCATCGCAGCTGAGGCAGGCGTCAACAAAGAGCGCATCTACCAGTACTTCGGCAACAAGAACGCCCTGTTTGACACCGTCATTGTCACGGCGCTGAGCAACCTCATGGACGAGGTGCCAATCGAGGGCTCGGGCCCGGAAGCCATGGCTGACTACGCCGGCCGCCTGTTCGATCACCACCAAGTGGATGCCACTGCTCCCCGGCTGCTGTTCTGGGAGGGGTTGGAACGCGGGACCGATGTTGTTGGACTGCCCAAGCGGATGGCCAACTGTGCATCAAAGGTCAACAGCACCATCGCAGCCCTCCCCGGCATCTCGCGGGAGGATGCGGGCGATCTCCTCATCACCATCGTCAGCTTGTGCGATTCCGCTCCCGTACTGCCGGCCCTGGACGGGCTGATGGCCGGCGACAACCCGGGCCGCACCGAAAGGCGGCGCGCCGCCGTCGTACGCACCGTCCACCTGATGGCCGCAGCGCTGGCCGCCGAAGCGGCACAAACAGCGCCTTTGTGA
- a CDS encoding response regulator transcription factor, which translates to MTNDAKPSVLLVEDDPALGPLISELLEPDFTVHLVSRGREGLQQALSTNWDVLVIDRGLPDMDGIELITTLRTKSITTPILILTALGAVDEKVRGLDAGANDYMTKPFDAMELAARLRALTRSYTQNPGILTVGDWELDPANRSMNSLHGFHASLTGAEAELLRVLAGEPGRVFTRDELLVATNSQGELPGVIDIHVHHLRRKTTRSLVRTVHGIGYQIGEAHD; encoded by the coding sequence GTGACCAATGACGCCAAACCGTCCGTTCTTCTCGTCGAAGACGACCCTGCCCTAGGTCCATTGATCTCTGAACTCCTTGAGCCCGACTTCACGGTGCACTTGGTCAGCCGAGGCCGGGAAGGCTTACAGCAAGCACTCTCAACGAACTGGGACGTCCTGGTGATTGACCGCGGCCTCCCAGACATGGACGGGATCGAGCTCATCACGACTCTTCGCACCAAAAGCATCACAACGCCGATTCTCATCCTCACTGCTCTGGGCGCGGTCGACGAAAAAGTTCGGGGCCTCGACGCCGGAGCGAACGACTACATGACCAAACCCTTCGACGCCATGGAGTTGGCGGCACGGCTGAGGGCTTTGACGCGCAGCTATACCCAAAACCCGGGAATCCTCACTGTCGGCGACTGGGAACTTGACCCGGCCAACAGGTCCATGAACTCCCTTCACGGTTTCCATGCCTCTTTGACCGGCGCGGAAGCGGAGTTGCTGAGGGTCTTGGCCGGGGAGCCTGGCCGGGTGTTCACCAGGGATGAACTCCTTGTTGCCACCAACAGTCAAGGCGAACTGCCTGGTGTCATTGACATCCATGTCCACCACCTCCGCCGGAAAACCACGCGGTCGCTTGTCCGGACCGTCCACGGTATTGGATACCAGATAGGCGAAGCCCATGACTGA
- a CDS encoding DedA family protein, translating into MEALDPATLLQGLGPATLGVVALMIFIESGVLFPFLPGDSLLFTAGLLHQQLNLTLPALITVVSIAAIAGDQVGFLLGRRFGRRWFSDDARVLKTAHLVKAEDFFRRRGGPALILARFVPVVRTFAPLSAGIARYHYKSFALWNIAGAILWASSVTLLGSWLGHFEIVAKNIDVIAVAMVLISILPWGIEYLKRRRSHPAGASAKQE; encoded by the coding sequence ATGGAAGCACTTGATCCGGCCACCCTGCTCCAAGGATTGGGCCCGGCGACCCTGGGTGTGGTGGCCTTGATGATTTTCATCGAGTCGGGGGTCTTATTCCCCTTCCTGCCTGGTGATTCCCTGTTGTTCACGGCTGGGCTCCTCCACCAACAACTCAATCTGACGCTGCCGGCGCTCATAACAGTGGTGTCCATCGCCGCCATTGCGGGTGACCAAGTGGGATTTCTACTGGGACGTCGCTTCGGACGCCGCTGGTTCTCTGATGACGCACGGGTTCTCAAGACCGCACACTTGGTAAAGGCCGAGGACTTCTTCCGACGCCGAGGTGGACCAGCCCTGATTTTGGCCCGATTCGTACCGGTAGTCCGCACATTCGCTCCCCTCAGCGCCGGAATAGCGAGATATCACTACAAGTCGTTTGCCCTCTGGAACATCGCAGGAGCAATCCTGTGGGCAAGCTCCGTAACGCTCCTTGGCTCGTGGCTCGGACATTTCGAAATTGTCGCAAAGAACATCGATGTCATAGCCGTGGCCATGGTCCTCATTTCGATCCTGCCGTGGGGCATCGAATACTTGAAACGCCGGCGCTCACACCCTGCCGGGGCCTCTGCCAAGCAAGAATAG
- the cls gene encoding cardiolipin synthase, with the protein MLFPFPFGQEWTWWLGVWAIVEVIMRIVLLGVIPGNRRPTTAMAWLLAVFLIPSVGFVLFLLFGNFKLSRRRREQQEEVNRRVRAVTSDLSDPVSVYSGPEWVKSAGELNHRLGSLPMVDGNKVELIPGYEESIKAMAEAVRGANTYVNAEFYIMSSDSVTNELLTELEKAAERGVTVRLLFDHIGTLRVKGYRRLIRRLKAGKIQWKRMLPLLPIHGQWRRPDLRNHRKIMVIDGLVAFTGSQNLIEPSYNNPKHHKVGRKWVELMSRLEGPIVATLNVVFATDWLSETDESLEDQLRIPTQPTPPGKVTAQVVPSGPGFATENNLRLFNTLIYSAQHRISICSPYFVPDDSLLYAITTAAQRGVDVELFVSEKGDQFLVHHAQRSYYEALLEAGVRIYLYRAPYVLHAKHFTIDDEVAVLGSSNMDMRSFSLNMEVSVMLLGAETVNLMRAVESTYREVSRELMLEDWTDRPPLAKYVDNVARLTATLQ; encoded by the coding sequence GTGCTCTTTCCTTTCCCTTTTGGCCAGGAATGGACCTGGTGGTTGGGCGTCTGGGCGATCGTGGAAGTCATCATGCGCATCGTGCTGCTGGGAGTCATCCCCGGTAACCGTCGCCCCACCACGGCCATGGCCTGGCTGTTGGCTGTGTTCCTGATCCCGTCTGTGGGCTTTGTGCTGTTCCTCCTCTTCGGCAATTTCAAGTTGTCCCGCCGGCGCAGGGAGCAGCAGGAAGAGGTCAACCGGCGCGTCCGGGCGGTGACCTCCGATCTTTCCGACCCTGTGAGCGTCTATTCCGGCCCGGAGTGGGTGAAATCGGCGGGGGAGTTGAACCATCGGCTGGGTTCCTTGCCTATGGTGGACGGAAACAAGGTTGAGCTGATTCCGGGCTATGAAGAGTCCATCAAGGCCATGGCAGAGGCCGTCCGGGGTGCCAACACCTACGTCAACGCCGAGTTCTACATCATGAGCAGCGACTCTGTTACCAATGAGCTGCTGACGGAGCTGGAAAAGGCGGCTGAGCGTGGAGTTACGGTCAGGTTGCTCTTTGACCACATTGGAACCCTGCGGGTCAAGGGCTACCGACGCCTGATCAGACGGCTCAAGGCAGGCAAAATCCAGTGGAAGCGGATGCTCCCGTTGCTGCCCATCCACGGTCAGTGGCGACGCCCGGACCTCCGGAACCACCGCAAGATCATGGTGATCGACGGCCTGGTGGCTTTCACCGGCTCCCAAAACCTGATTGAACCGTCTTACAACAACCCCAAGCACCACAAGGTAGGACGCAAATGGGTTGAGCTCATGTCCCGGCTTGAAGGTCCCATTGTTGCCACTCTCAACGTGGTGTTTGCAACGGACTGGCTCAGTGAGACGGACGAGTCGCTGGAGGATCAGCTTCGCATTCCCACCCAGCCGACGCCACCAGGCAAGGTCACGGCCCAGGTTGTCCCGAGCGGCCCTGGATTTGCCACCGAGAACAACCTGCGGCTGTTCAACACCCTCATTTACTCGGCACAGCACAGAATTTCCATCTGCAGCCCGTACTTCGTACCGGACGACTCACTCCTGTATGCCATCACAACGGCAGCCCAGCGCGGCGTGGACGTGGAGCTTTTCGTCTCCGAAAAGGGTGACCAGTTTTTGGTGCACCATGCTCAGCGCTCCTACTACGAGGCACTCCTGGAGGCTGGGGTCCGGATCTACCTCTACCGGGCACCGTACGTCCTCCATGCAAAGCACTTCACCATTGATGACGAAGTGGCGGTTCTTGGCTCCAGCAACATGGACATGCGCTCCTTCTCCCTGAACATGGAGGTTTCGGTGATGCTGCTGGGTGCCGAAACCGTGAACCTCATGCGGGCCGTGGAGTCCACGTACCGCGAGGTGTCCCGTGAGCTTATGTTGGAGGACTGGACGGACAGACCCCCCTTGGCCAAGTATGTGGATAACGTGGCCAGATTGACCGCAACGCTCCAGTAA
- a CDS encoding sensor histidine kinase has protein sequence MTESPVVSERDNATLRRASQKIALRISAACALLVLCLLAGATIYLLGQAGKPEPTEPGGLYAYLDTKDLIKAMLIAGLAGILLAGGVGWVSARSAIRPLSEALDLQRRFVQDASHQMRTPLAILDARIQLAQRNTPSDSPSGHVLAQIRQDTAALSGIVNGLLEEATRPALEPIAAPANIDEVVQAVVESLGPLANEQGIALECISNAKTRSLIDPQRLHRAVLALAENALAHTPRGGRIIVATSTAENHAVITVTDTGGGIIGIEPDRIFDRFARTNHPRTSQQPQSFGIGLSLVREIAIAAGGSADVAFTGPTGTSMRITLPSATT, from the coding sequence ATGACTGAGTCCCCTGTGGTCAGCGAACGGGACAACGCGACCCTGCGCAGGGCCTCGCAGAAGATCGCGTTGAGAATCAGCGCCGCGTGTGCCCTGCTGGTCTTATGCCTACTGGCTGGAGCAACCATCTACCTTCTGGGCCAGGCTGGCAAACCTGAACCAACCGAGCCTGGCGGTCTCTACGCTTACTTGGACACCAAAGACCTGATCAAGGCCATGCTGATCGCGGGGTTGGCCGGGATCCTGCTGGCCGGAGGCGTCGGGTGGGTCAGCGCCCGCAGCGCCATCCGCCCCCTCAGCGAGGCTTTGGATCTGCAGCGACGTTTTGTCCAGGACGCAAGCCATCAAATGCGTACGCCCTTGGCAATACTGGACGCCAGAATTCAACTGGCCCAACGGAACACGCCTTCAGATTCACCTTCAGGGCATGTTCTTGCACAAATCCGACAGGACACGGCCGCTCTTTCCGGGATCGTCAACGGGCTCCTGGAGGAAGCCACCAGGCCAGCCCTCGAACCAATCGCTGCACCTGCCAACATCGACGAAGTGGTGCAAGCCGTCGTGGAAAGTCTTGGTCCTTTGGCGAACGAACAGGGCATAGCACTGGAGTGCATCAGCAACGCGAAAACCCGCTCGCTCATTGACCCCCAGAGACTACACCGTGCTGTCCTCGCCTTGGCCGAGAACGCACTGGCCCACACACCGCGTGGGGGCCGCATCATCGTCGCCACCAGCACGGCGGAAAACCATGCAGTGATCACAGTGACTGACACCGGCGGGGGCATCATTGGCATCGAGCCGGACCGCATCTTTGACCGCTTTGCCAGAACAAACCACCCACGCACAAGCCAACAACCTCAGAGCTTCGGCATCGGTTTATCCTTGGTTCGCGAGATCGCCATCGCTGCTGGCGGCTCCGCGGACGTCGCTTTTACAGGGCCCACCGGCACCAGCATGAGGATCACGCTGCCCTCGGCCACCACCTAG
- a CDS encoding chorismate-binding protein, whose translation MNPAPVIIAVDGRSGAGKTTLAVELAARLRQHHRVSLFHLEDIYPGWNGLMPGIERYVATVLKPLSAGQAAEWTSWDWEKHYDGGSRVTLPAEIVIVEGVGAAAEAARPMLDAVVWVEASGDDRRRRALMRDGSTYEPYWDSWAAQEDAWLAEDPVASAADVRVLNRADGNAPDHVLQALKYLPALTAVLAPELSDRRGVQLRAERLEATPDAPTLFESLYGTSSNAVWLDSSNAAAVMGSAQAAERSRFSIMADDGGTYGQVATHSSGSTGVTVGTATASIPGPFFRWLDSAWGRRAVRAPQGYECQFTLGWLGFLGYELKRETGGSDVQAPTPDAALLFAGRAVVLDHHQKAVWLLALEAPDADAWLQEARTAVGTAVDPGHDGRQPLPGPGFTSRDSATDYKRKIAESQHQISQGNSYEVCLTTMLQAPADRLDPWATYLELRRRNPAPFASFLRFGPLVAASTSPERFLRIASDGGMRAEPIKGTRRRAADPDEDLTLRHDLETSLKDRAENIMIVDLLRNDLSHFAVPGSLTVSRLCAIESYATVHQMVSTIDAQLIPGAPRAEAVAVAFPAGSMTGAPRISTMGILDQLEAGPRGLYSGAIGYFSLNAATDLAVVIRTLVVSPADGGGKVLSLGVGGAITADSTADDEYDEIRTKAFGVLSTLGSAFPE comes from the coding sequence ATGAACCCTGCACCCGTGATCATCGCTGTTGACGGCAGGTCCGGTGCAGGAAAAACCACTCTGGCCGTTGAGCTGGCAGCCAGGCTGCGGCAGCACCACAGGGTTTCCCTGTTTCATCTTGAGGACATCTATCCCGGATGGAACGGGCTCATGCCCGGCATTGAACGGTACGTCGCCACGGTCCTCAAGCCCTTGAGCGCAGGCCAAGCCGCCGAGTGGACCAGCTGGGATTGGGAAAAACACTACGACGGCGGGTCCCGGGTCACGCTGCCCGCCGAAATTGTCATCGTTGAGGGCGTGGGAGCGGCCGCTGAAGCTGCGCGGCCCATGCTCGACGCCGTGGTGTGGGTGGAGGCTTCCGGCGACGATCGCCGTCGTCGAGCCTTAATGCGCGACGGCAGCACCTACGAACCCTACTGGGACAGTTGGGCGGCGCAGGAAGATGCGTGGCTGGCGGAGGATCCGGTGGCGTCCGCGGCCGACGTCCGGGTGCTGAACCGTGCCGACGGAAACGCCCCGGATCACGTCCTGCAAGCACTCAAGTACCTGCCTGCGTTGACGGCGGTCCTGGCTCCCGAACTCAGCGACCGCCGCGGCGTGCAACTGCGTGCGGAACGACTCGAGGCCACCCCCGATGCTCCGACGCTCTTCGAATCGCTGTACGGCACGTCCAGCAACGCGGTGTGGCTCGATTCCTCCAACGCGGCGGCCGTCATGGGATCGGCCCAGGCAGCAGAGCGGAGCCGTTTCAGTATCATGGCCGACGACGGCGGCACGTACGGCCAGGTGGCGACCCACAGTTCCGGCTCCACTGGGGTCACGGTCGGGACGGCCACCGCAAGCATCCCCGGGCCGTTCTTCCGGTGGCTCGATTCCGCGTGGGGCCGGCGGGCCGTCCGGGCTCCCCAGGGCTACGAATGCCAGTTCACCCTGGGCTGGCTGGGCTTCCTGGGGTACGAACTCAAACGTGAAACCGGCGGCAGCGACGTTCAGGCCCCCACACCGGACGCAGCCTTGCTCTTCGCGGGCCGCGCGGTGGTGCTGGACCATCACCAAAAGGCGGTGTGGCTCCTGGCCTTGGAAGCCCCCGACGCCGACGCCTGGCTGCAGGAGGCGCGCACCGCCGTCGGCACCGCCGTCGATCCAGGCCACGACGGCCGACAGCCGTTGCCGGGCCCTGGCTTCACCAGCCGCGATTCCGCAACGGATTACAAGCGCAAGATCGCCGAATCCCAACACCAGATCAGCCAGGGCAACAGTTACGAAGTCTGCCTGACCACCATGCTCCAGGCCCCCGCCGACCGCCTGGACCCTTGGGCCACCTACCTGGAACTTCGACGCCGGAACCCGGCTCCGTTCGCCAGCTTTCTGCGATTCGGCCCCTTGGTTGCCGCAAGCACCTCGCCGGAACGGTTCCTCAGAATAGCGTCCGACGGCGGTATGCGCGCCGAGCCCATCAAGGGCACCCGCCGCCGGGCTGCTGATCCGGACGAGGACCTGACGCTCAGGCACGATCTGGAGACGTCCCTGAAGGACCGCGCCGAGAACATCATGATCGTGGACCTTTTGCGCAACGATCTGAGCCATTTCGCCGTCCCTGGATCCCTGACAGTCAGTCGGCTCTGTGCCATTGAGAGTTACGCAACGGTCCACCAAATGGTCAGCACCATTGACGCGCAGTTGATCCCGGGAGCGCCGAGGGCCGAGGCAGTGGCCGTCGCTTTTCCTGCCGGTTCCATGACCGGTGCGCCAAGAATCAGCACCATGGGCATCCTGGACCAGCTTGAGGCTGGGCCCCGGGGCCTCTACTCCGGCGCCATCGGCTACTTCTCACTGAACGCCGCCACGGATCTTGCCGTGGTGATCCGGACGCTGGTGGTGAGCCCCGCCGATGGTGGTGGCAAGGTATTGAGTCTGGGCGTGGGCGGCGCGATCACAGCCGACTCCACCGCAGATGACGAATACGACGAAATCCGGACCAAGGCCTTTGGCGTCCTGTCCACACTGGGATCGGCATTCCCCGAGTAA